The following DNA comes from Fibrobacter sp..
ACACGGGCGAAATCGTGTACCAGGGAAAGTGCCGGGAATCAAAAACCGGGGCACAGGATGCGCCGCACAACCTGCGCGTCATTATTCCAGACAAAGTAATTAAATGGCATGACATGCGCCTGGGCGACTTCGACGAGAACCCGAAACTGCAATGCGGGGACTTCCCCATCCGCGACCGCGACATGCAATGGACCTACCAGTTCGCCGTCTGCGTCGACGATATCGACGAAGGAATCACGCATATCGTGCGCGGTGAAGACATCCGCAGTTCCACCGCCCGCCAGATAGCCCTAATGCAGCTCCTGGGGCGCGAAACGCCGCCCGCCTACCTGCACCACCCCCTCATCGTCGATGCGACCGGCAAGAAGCTTTCCAAGCGCGAACGCGCCCATAGCCTGCGCCAGGACCGCGACGCCGGAATGAGCAAGGAATCCCTGCTCGGGCGTGTATGCTTCAAGGCGAATCTGCAACCCGAAAACACGCCGCTCACTCTAGCAGAGGCGATTTCGCTGGCCAAACAGATTCTGTAAACTCCATCTAACGATAAAATAACGTATATTCATAGTATGTCGCACGTTACACCTTCGTCCGTCGTTTCTAAGATATGCCAAGAAGCCGCCCTTTACGACAAC
Coding sequences within:
- a CDS encoding glutamate--tRNA ligase family protein, translating into MSGKTRFAPSPTGYLHEGHLLSALYVWAAAEAFGLKIHLRIEDHDQSRARPEYIKSIYEDLEWFGFDYDSDSIQSKRNPVYEEALARLENAGLVYPCFCSRKQLEAENPKSDTGEIVYQGKCRESKTGAQDAPHNLRVIIPDKVIKWHDMRLGDFDENPKLQCGDFPIRDRDMQWTYQFAVCVDDIDEGITHIVRGEDIRSSTARQIALMQLLGRETPPAYLHHPLIVDATGKKLSKRERAHSLRQDRDAGMSKESLLGRVCFKANLQPENTPLTLAEAISLAKQIL